Proteins from a single region of Sesamum indicum cultivar Zhongzhi No. 13 linkage group LG5, S_indicum_v1.0, whole genome shotgun sequence:
- the LOC105162971 gene encoding protein MIZU-KUSSEI 1-like has product MATFNNPHKIPRTHNTLLPSAPKMPTPKHKPPTPKRPPPPPPPSANAVAPDQSPPRPQLSLQQPSHKKTPSKSTKLFRRVKSVFRSFPVINPPCKMPVSIHTNRMHEGHIHGGKQMTGTLFGHRKSRVNLAIQENPRCLPMLVLELSIQTGKLLQDMGLGLVRIALECEKNPSEKIKLIDEPIWTMYCNGRKVGYAVKREPTDDDLKVMQTLHAVSMGAGVLPGESSAVGEAAAEGELTYMRAHFERVVGSKDSETYYMMNPDGNSGPELSVFFVRV; this is encoded by the coding sequence ATGGCCACCTTCAACAATCCACATAAAATACCCCGCACCCACAATACCCTATTACCATCGGCACCAAAAATGCCAACACCTAAACAcaaaccccccacccccaaacGCCCACCTCCGCCTCCTCCTCCGTCCGCCAACGCGGTGGCGCCCGACCAATCCCCCCCAAGGCCCCAACTCTCCCTCCAACAACCCTCCCACAAGAAGACACCATCGAAATCCACAAAACTTTTCAGGCGGGTCAAGTCCGTTTTCCGGTCATTTCCAGTTATCAACCCGCCATGCAAGATGCCGGTTTCCATCCACACGAACCGCATGCACGAGGGCCACATCCACGGCGGCAAACAGATGACGGGAACCCTCTTTGGCCATCGGAAATCACGCGTAAACCTAGCTATCCAAGAGAACCCCAGGTGTTTGCCCATGCTGGTTCTCGAACTCTCAATCCAAACGGGTAAACTTCTCCAGGACATGGGTCTGGGGCTCGTGAGAATTGCTCTTGAATGCGAAAAGAACCCATCGGAAAAGATAAAACTCATCGACGAGCCCATTTGGACTATGTACTGCAATGGGAGGAAAGTAGGGTATGCTGTGAAGAGGGAGCCGACCGACGATGATTTGAAAGTCATGCAAACGCTGCATGCAGTGTCGATGGGGGCGGGAGTGTTGCCCGGAGAAAGCAGCGCCGTCGGAGAAGCGGCGGCGGAGGGAGAGCTAACGTATATGCGGGCTCACTTTGAGAGGGTAGTGGGGTCAAAGGACTCGGAAACTTATTACATGATGAATCCGGATGGGAATAGTGGACCTGAACTCAGCGTCTTCTTTGTTagagtttga